One Caldisericota bacterium genomic window, ATAAAGTTAAGAGTTGGGAAAAAGACAAGGAAATATCTGAAGATGATCGATATAGGATGCAGGAGAAAGTACAGGAATTTACAGATAAATATATCAAAATTGTAAATGGACACCTAATGAGGAAAGAAGAGGAAATTCTCGAAGTTTGATGAGCGAAGAAAACCCTGTTCCTGACCATGTAGCAATTATTATGGATGGGAATGGTCGTTGGGCTGAAGAGAGGGGGCTTAATCGAACAGAAGGGCATAAAAATGGCGTAAAGTCAGTTCGAATTATTACTAAAATATCAGCAAATTATGGAATAAAATTTCTTACTCTTTT contains:
- a CDS encoding ribosome recycling factor encodes the protein KVKSWEKDKEISEDDRYRMQEKVQEFTDKYIKIVNGHLMRKEEEILEV